TTTATTTAGCAATAACACCTTTTTTTTGTTAATTTTTTACATATATTTAATTAATCAAACCCTTCTAAAATGAAATTAATTAAAACTTTATGCATTCTTTTTACATCTTTAACCCTTTTTTCACAAGGTTTTGTTGAAAAACAACTCCCAAAACCAGATAATCTTAGTTCCTTATTTATTGGACCACTCCTAAAATCAACTATTCATTATGGAGCTAAGCCTGATAATTTTAATGGCAAAGTTATTTTATTTAACCATGGGTATATTGACCTTAATCAGCTTTTTTTTACAAATAACACATTTTATCAAGAAGCTTATAATGAAGGCTATCAAGTTGTTTTTGTTGCTACAACAAGAGGAGAAGGTATGTGGGCTAACGGAAAATTATTAGCCGAATCTATTGATACTGTAACGAATAAATATAATGTAAATGATGTATACATTATTGCGCATAGTAACGGAGGAAAAGCCTCTGAGGTTGCAATGTACACACATAAAAAATATAATAAAGTTAAAAAGGTTTTTGCTTTAGGAACACCATATTGGGGTACGTATTTAGCTGATATATCACAACAATGGTGGCTAAATTGGTTGTGGAAAAAAACAGGTTTAAACGAAGGAGGTGCTACTTCAACAACATACTATTGCAGAGATGTTGTACGTCCATATTTTGACAACCATGTAAATAATGAACCTTCAAAATTTATTATTCTTGGTGGGTCTGGTTTTGCTAGAGGTCATACACTTTTAGCTCCATTAATGTTTGCTAGTGGTAGCGTTTTATATTTACATCAGGGTGTAAATGACGGGGTATCTTCATATAAAAGTACGCTTAGACCCAATGGAATTTATGCATTTAAAAAAAACGAAGCTTATTTAGATCATGTTGACATTGCATTAGGGCAATATGTATGGAAACATATAAAACCTTACTTAGATGAAAGTGCATTAAAAAAGACTACGACAAAAAAGACTTTTGAATTAATTAATTACACTAAAACTACAAGTGATTATCAAATTATTAATTCCGAAAATGATTATGACAAGGTTATAGCAGATAAAGGCAATACAAATATTGATTTACAAATATTTCATGAAAACTCATATTCCGACTTCCATTTAAAGTCTACAAAAGGTAGGTTACTTCCACAAAGAAGAAAGCATAGCAAAATGAATTCTGTAGCTGATTATGTGAGTAATTACACTCTTAAAACATCAAATTCAAGTGTTTTAAAGAGTAATTCAAAATTTGTTGCCTATGCTCATCAATCCAATGGACCAAAAATGGTTTATGAGGTTAAAAAAGATGAAAACATCTTAAAAGTATCTTTTCTAGATTCTAATGCAAATACTGATGATATTGAAGTAACAGCTACTATTACCAAAACTTCTGATTTACTAGGTAATACTGCTGAAGAAGAAATTTACTCAGAATCGTTTAGGCACCATCAAAAAACAAAAAATTTTACACTTGACACATCCCTCTTTAAAGAAGGTGTTTATACTATATACATCAACAGTAAACATCTTGATTTCACTAGAAATATAATTTCAGGGTTTACGGTTGGTACTATCACAAATAATAAAATTAAAGAATTAAATACTCCTAAAGAATTTCTTTTTGACATAAAGTTAAACAATACTATAATTACGAACTCAATAAATATCAAAACTAAAGGAATTAACCCTACTCATAAGCTTTCAATTAAAATTTATACCATAAACGGACAATTAATAACAGATGCTATTATGATTGGAAATAATGGAATATATAGCACTAACACTAACAATCTCTCTTCTGGTTTGTATATAGCTACTATAGCCTATAAAAACCATTCTAAAAGTTTTAAAATTATAAAAAAATAATTGATTTTTAATCTGAATATATAAAACTTAGACTCTTCTTTTACAACAGTCTCAGTATAGGCGCTCTCTTAAATTTTCTCAGTAATAAAGAACACTATTCTTTTTACTGAGAAAGTTTGCCTATAAATTGCACTAAAAAAATAGCCCCATCAAAGGATCAGGCTTCGTTCTATTTCTTATTTCTTAAAATCTTTTTTTATTTCGTTAATAAATGAATTTTCAGTTTTAGAAATTTTATTTAAACTAGCAACATACCAATTTCTTTTTCCTAAACTTGAATCTAATGAAATCATCTTTAAATTTTTGTTTTTCAAGAAAGATTCAGCAGCCCATTTTGCCATTATCGAAATTCCCAAATTTGCACTTACCAATTCTATAATAGCTTCGGTTAATTGTACTTTCTGAATAGAATCTACAAGTCCAATATTATTATGTAAAATATTAGTAAGAACATAATTTTTACTTTCGGGAATATCATATAAAATTAAATTTTGATTGATTAAGTCGTTTAAATTAATTTTTTTTTCACCATTCAGTGCATTGTCTTTAGATAAAATGACTACCATTTCATCTGTTATTAAAGGTTCAAAATTTATTGAAGGATGATTTGATGTATTACTTACAATCGCTAAATCAATTTTACCCTCTAAAAGAGATTGTAATGGTTCTTTTGTAGCCTCGATATTAATCTGAACATTTATAGCTGGGTTGTCTTTTCTAAACTCTTGAACTACTCTTGGCAACCAATGATAACATGTATAACACTCGGTTGTCAATCTAATTCTCTTTTTCTTTCCTTTTTTTATTTCTTCCAATTCAGAATTAAGAAGACTTATGGAGGCCAAAATTTTTTCTGAATTAGAATATAGTATTTGACCAACATCAGTAAGTACTAGTTTTTTGTTTAATCGATTAAATACTTTTAAACCAATTTCTTCTTCTAGCTTTTTTAACTGATGACTTAATGCTGGTTGAGAAAGATACAATTTTTCAGAGGCTTTCGTTACCGAGCCTTCTTTTACAATGACATTCACAAGTTTTAAGTTACGCAAAGAAACATCCATTATTAAATAAATTTATGTAAATGATAAAATTAATTCATTTTTCTCATGCATACAAGAATTTTATCTTTGAACCTTAAAATAATGCAAGAACTAATATGAAATATATTAACGATTTAATTACCTGTATTATTTTTAATAATAATCTTTAACGCAGAAACTATGGTACAGAATAATCAAAACACAGTCTCAAACTATTATGAAGTATATGACAGTAAAATGCATGTACTTGAGTATGGTAAAGAAGAAAAAGGTGATCCAATACTTTTTCTACACGGAAATCCAGCAAACAGTTTTTTATGGCGAAACATTACACCTTATGTTCAGGGAATTGGACATCATATAATTGTTCCTGATTTAATAGGAATGGGAAAATCAGATAAGCCTGCTATTGATTATACCTATATGGAACAATATACTTATGTAGAAAAATTAATTGAAAAAATGGGTCTTAAAAATATTACTTTAATTTTGCACGATTGGGGCTCTGGAATAGGCTTTAATTATTTTGCAAACCATCAAGATAATGTCAAAGCAATTGTATTTATGGAAGGTATAATTCAAGATATTGGTACATTCTTTCCTAAAGAAAATATTGATTTTTTTAATAAATTACGTGGTCCCGAAGGTTATAAAATTGTAGTAGAAGATAACATATTTTTAAATGATGTTTTACCAACTTGGGTGTCAAGAGATTTAACAGAAGAAGAGTTAGAAGGGTATAGAATTCCGTTTCAATCAGTAGAAAGTAGAAAGCCAATATGGAAATTTATTTCACAAGTACCTTTAAATGGGAAACCTGAATTAACAGCTTCAATAGTAAAGAACTATAGAGAAGTTTTACAGAACTCGAAATTACCTAAATTATTTTTCTATGCTGAACCTGGCGCTTTTATGCCAGAACCAGTTAGAAATTGGATTATTGAAAATATACCAAATTTAGAACCTATTAATATTGGTAAGGGGGTTCACTTTATTCAAGAAGACAACCCAGAATTAATTGGTAAAAAAATAAAAGAATTTATATTAAAACTCGAAGATTAAGTTTTCATTAATTCCTTAATTATTGAAATATCCCGTAATTAGCTTTTTACGGGATTTATATCATAATTTCATGCCTACATAAGTTCTCTATGACAGGTTTTAACTCTTATTTTATTGATAATAATACATTTAAGTGTTTTTAATAGTTTAATAAATATCAATAACAAAGAAACTTATGCTCTTTCATTATTTAAAGACTCTATAAAATTATTATAACTATTTTCCCTGCCAAACATCAATGCTAATATTTAAACAACATTAACGACACTTACTCCGTTGCTTTTTTTAGTAATTTGTATTTGAGTAGGAATACGCTCTTTTAAATTTTCTACATGCGATATAATTCCAATCATTTTTCCTTGCGTTTGTAGGGTTTCTAGCGTAGTAATAACTGTTTCTAACGTATTACTATCTAAAGTTCCGAAACCTTCATCAATAAATAAAGAATCTATTTTTACATTTTTACTTGCTAAGTCAGACAATCCTAGTGCCAAGGCTAAACTAATAATAAACTTTTCGCCACCACTTGAGGTATCTACCAGTCGTGCTTGGTCGGTTTGGTAATGATCTATCAAATTAAAATTAAGCTCTTCTTTAGGTTTGTAAGACTCTTCCATTTTTAGTGAATAGCGCTTGTTTAACTTGTATAAATGCACATTTGCAAGGTCTAACAAGTGTTTTAAAGTTAAACGCTGTACGTATACGTTAAAGGCATCTTTTGAATTCCCAATAATTTTGAATAACTCTTTCCAAACACTACAAACTTTTGCTTGCGCATCAATTTTTTTATAAACTTCTTTATTACGGTCTCTTATTTCTTGGTCTTTTCTAAAAGCCTCAACAATTTTTCCCTTTTCTGTTAAACAAGTTTTGTGCTCTATTGTTACCTTTTCTAACGAAATCTTATTTTCGGTTTCTGTACTGTCAAAATTTTTAGCCTCTTGTAAAACTTCTTTGGATTTTAGATTAGCTTCTTTTAAAGTTTTTAATTTTAGTTGATTCTCTGTTATTCGTTCTTTATTTTTTGTGTACTTTACTTTAAGCTCCTTTGCCAATAGCGCATTTTTAACAGCTTCTTTCGTGTTAAAACCAGTATTATCTACCTCAGCCTTAAAAGTAATGTTTAGGTTGCTAGTTTCAGCCAATAAAGCCTTTTGTTCTTCATTGTTTTTCAGTTTTAGCGTTTCTTTTTCAGTTTTAGCATCTAATAATTTTTGTAGGGCTGTTTTACTTGCTTCTACTTTTTCGAGCAATTGTTTACGAAATAACTGTAAACTATCTCTTTTACTTTCTACTGTTTTATCAAGTGGTAAAACACCAATACGTTCCGTTTTTAATAGGGTAGTGGTTATTTTACTTGTTTCTATAATTTTTAAATACTCATTTTTAGTGTTAACCTGTGCTTCTAGTTGCTTTTCAATATTAACTAAAGTTGTATTTAAAACTTTATGTTCGGTTTTTAATGCATCTAAATTTTTCTGTGCAGTATTGTATTGGTTTATAGCTTGTTCAATAGCTGTTAAAAACTGATTTGTATTCCTAGCAGTTGGTAGTTGGTACTTAAATTTACCTAAGCTTATTTGTAAATTTTCTTCTAAAGTTGTGCAAATAGCTGTTAAACTGTCAATCGATTTTTGAGTAGTATCAATTTCCGAATTCGTATTTTTAATTTTCTCTGTAAGCGTAGCAATCGAAGTTTTTAAAGTGTTTATAGCTTCGTTTTGTAAATCGATGCTCTTCGATAATATATCTTTAGTATTTTGTAATTCTTGTGCTATTTTTAAACTTTTTTCTACTGCTTTTATTTTCTCAGACACAGTAGTTAATTCAATTTCAACCTTAGCAGCATTTGTTAATTCACAATTAATATTTAACGTTGTCGCTTTTAATCTAAGTGTTTTTAAAACATCAGTAATTGTATTTATTTGAGGAGTTAAACTAGTAATCGTAGTACTTAGCTTTACCTCATTTTTTTCTAATACTGATTTAGAATCCTCAAGTTTTTTTAAGTGCTCTTTTCTGTCGATAACCGTTTTTTCTGACTCTGAAATACCTCCTGACACAAGATTTTCTGTAAATGGATGTTCTTCTGAGCCACATAAACCACAAGGTTCTCCTTTTTTTAGGTTTTTACGATCGGCTTCGTATTTAGCAATGCTTTTTTCTAAATTCAATATTTTTTCAGCATCTATAACTGAAATTTCTTGAGCAACAATTTGTTTTTTAATAGTTATTAGCTGTTTCTTAAAAACTTCTAATTCCGTTAATTCAAATTTTTTCTGAATCTCTTTCTCGGTAAGTTCCTTCTGTAATTTTGCAATTTCTTCCCCGTAGTTTTTAAACTGTTTCCAATCTAATTCTAATAAAGAAAGCTTCTTTTGAATTGCTAATAAATCAGCGATATTGTTTTTAGATAACTGTGCCGTTACAAGTGAAATTTCTTTATCAATTTTTTCAATTTCAGCATTTTTTTTAGCTAATAACACTTTCTTATCTTTTAAAAACAAGGTAGTTTCTGCTACTTCTTTGTTCTTCTGATTAACCAGTACGCTATTTTTATCTAGTGTTTCTTTATTTCCTTTTAAAATAATTAAGCTAGTGGTCCAATTGGAAAATTCAGCTTCAACATTCGTTAAAAATTTATTTTTTAATATGAATGCTTCGTCAGTTTTAATCGTTGCTACAGTTGTTTTTAAATTTGTAACTATAATGTTCTTATCTTTTTGCAACGTATCTAATTGAAGTGTTGCTGTATTTAATTTTTCAATTGACTTTTGATTATTTTCAGCTTCATTTTTTAACTGACCATCTAATCTTGTTATTAAATCGAATTTAGGCAACCAATCAGTAAACTCTTTATCTGTATTTTCTAATGCTATTGTTTGCTTTTTAAATAATTTCTTTGAATTTTCAATTTTAGGCGTGAGTGCTGCTAATTGTGCAGTTATTATTGTTAACTGAGCTTCTTTTTCTAGGGTATTTTTCTCATTTCTATTAAAACTTAGCATTAGTTCTTCAAAAGGTGCTGCTTCATCATTTAAAGCAAGCAAGGCTAGTTCCGTTTTATGTTTTTCTATAAAGGCATCAATTCCTTTTGAATCTAGGTCTAATTTTTCTGATTCTTCTATTATTTTCTGATACTTAACATACCAATTAACAATAGTCGTATGAGTTGTAATTTCTTTTTCTATGTTAATGATGTTTGCATTAAGCGCTTCATCTTTTTGTGTTAATTCTGTTTTATTTTCTTCTGTTAAAATATCATCAGCATTAATTTTAGCTTGAATTTCTTTTAACTTAGTATCTTCTTTAGATTTTCTTTCTAAAATTCCTTGACCAATTTTTTTATAAATCTGTTCACCAGTAATTTGCTCTAGTAGCTTTCCTTTATCTGGCCCTTTTGCTGATAAAAATGATGCAAAATCACCCTGAGCTAATAGTACAGATCGTAAAAACTGATTGTAATCTAATTGAGTAACCTTACTAACTTCAGTAATTAAATTTCGTTTTTGAGTCGCTAAA
This genomic stretch from Tenacibaculum sp. Bg11-29 harbors:
- a CDS encoding T9SS type A sorting domain-containing protein encodes the protein MKLIKTLCILFTSLTLFSQGFVEKQLPKPDNLSSLFIGPLLKSTIHYGAKPDNFNGKVILFNHGYIDLNQLFFTNNTFYQEAYNEGYQVVFVATTRGEGMWANGKLLAESIDTVTNKYNVNDVYIIAHSNGGKASEVAMYTHKKYNKVKKVFALGTPYWGTYLADISQQWWLNWLWKKTGLNEGGATSTTYYCRDVVRPYFDNHVNNEPSKFIILGGSGFARGHTLLAPLMFASGSVLYLHQGVNDGVSSYKSTLRPNGIYAFKKNEAYLDHVDIALGQYVWKHIKPYLDESALKKTTTKKTFELINYTKTTSDYQIINSENDYDKVIADKGNTNIDLQIFHENSYSDFHLKSTKGRLLPQRRKHSKMNSVADYVSNYTLKTSNSSVLKSNSKFVAYAHQSNGPKMVYEVKKDENILKVSFLDSNANTDDIEVTATITKTSDLLGNTAEEEIYSESFRHHQKTKNFTLDTSLFKEGVYTIYINSKHLDFTRNIISGFTVGTITNNKIKELNTPKEFLFDIKLNNTIITNSINIKTKGINPTHKLSIKIYTINGQLITDAIMIGNNGIYSTNTNNLSSGLYIATIAYKNHSKSFKIIKK
- a CDS encoding AAA family ATPase, with the protein product MKILKIELQNINSLKSDTPIVIDFENEQFIDVGLYAITGSTGAGKTTILDAITIALYHNVPRFNGTKGALIDVVSHNATDAFSRVTFENNNFIYEVFWGIRIADKSGKKYKNAKEEVSLKNLTTDSILATQKRNLITEVSKVTQLDYNQFLRSVLLAQGDFASFLSAKGPDKGKLLEQITGEQIYKKIGQGILERKSKEDTKLKEIQAKINADDILTEENKTELTQKDEALNANIINIEKEITTHTTIVNWYVKYQKIIEESEKLDLDSKGIDAFIEKHKTELALLALNDEAAPFEELMLSFNRNEKNTLEKEAQLTIITAQLAALTPKIENSKKLFKKQTIALENTDKEFTDWLPKFDLITRLDGQLKNEAENNQKSIEKLNTATLQLDTLQKDKNIIVTNLKTTVATIKTDEAFILKNKFLTNVEAEFSNWTTSLIILKGNKETLDKNSVLVNQKNKEVAETTLFLKDKKVLLAKKNAEIEKIDKEISLVTAQLSKNNIADLLAIQKKLSLLELDWKQFKNYGEEIAKLQKELTEKEIQKKFELTELEVFKKQLITIKKQIVAQEISVIDAEKILNLEKSIAKYEADRKNLKKGEPCGLCGSEEHPFTENLVSGGISESEKTVIDRKEHLKKLEDSKSVLEKNEVKLSTTITSLTPQINTITDVLKTLRLKATTLNINCELTNAAKVEIELTTVSEKIKAVEKSLKIAQELQNTKDILSKSIDLQNEAINTLKTSIATLTEKIKNTNSEIDTTQKSIDSLTAICTTLEENLQISLGKFKYQLPTARNTNQFLTAIEQAINQYNTAQKNLDALKTEHKVLNTTLVNIEKQLEAQVNTKNEYLKIIETSKITTTLLKTERIGVLPLDKTVESKRDSLQLFRKQLLEKVEASKTALQKLLDAKTEKETLKLKNNEEQKALLAETSNLNITFKAEVDNTGFNTKEAVKNALLAKELKVKYTKNKERITENQLKLKTLKEANLKSKEVLQEAKNFDSTETENKISLEKVTIEHKTCLTEKGKIVEAFRKDQEIRDRNKEVYKKIDAQAKVCSVWKELFKIIGNSKDAFNVYVQRLTLKHLLDLANVHLYKLNKRYSLKMEESYKPKEELNFNLIDHYQTDQARLVDTSSGGEKFIISLALALGLSDLASKNVKIDSLFIDEGFGTLDSNTLETVITTLETLQTQGKMIGIISHVENLKERIPTQIQITKKSNGVSVVNVV
- a CDS encoding LysR family transcriptional regulator, producing MDVSLRNLKLVNVIVKEGSVTKASEKLYLSQPALSHQLKKLEEEIGLKVFNRLNKKLVLTDVGQILYSNSEKILASISLLNSELEEIKKGKKKRIRLTTECYTCYHWLPRVVQEFRKDNPAINVQINIEATKEPLQSLLEGKIDLAIVSNTSNHPSINFEPLITDEMVVILSKDNALNGEKKINLNDLINQNLILYDIPESKNYVLTNILHNNIGLVDSIQKVQLTEAIIELVSANLGISIMAKWAAESFLKNKNLKMISLDSSLGKRNWYVASLNKISKTENSFINEIKKDFKK
- a CDS encoding haloalkane dehalogenase, with the protein product MVQNNQNTVSNYYEVYDSKMHVLEYGKEEKGDPILFLHGNPANSFLWRNITPYVQGIGHHIIVPDLIGMGKSDKPAIDYTYMEQYTYVEKLIEKMGLKNITLILHDWGSGIGFNYFANHQDNVKAIVFMEGIIQDIGTFFPKENIDFFNKLRGPEGYKIVVEDNIFLNDVLPTWVSRDLTEEELEGYRIPFQSVESRKPIWKFISQVPLNGKPELTASIVKNYREVLQNSKLPKLFFYAEPGAFMPEPVRNWIIENIPNLEPINIGKGVHFIQEDNPELIGKKIKEFILKLED